CCGGTTCAGATAGAAACCAATCGCTTTAAAGTGTTGACGATTGCACGGAATGGCTGGGGAATGCTGACTCCGCGATACTCGCGAGAGCCGCTCCGGATAGCACTCGAGATCGTTGACGGTTTCCCAGGGATGTTAAGAGATCGACCCGAATGCCGAGTCGTTGAAAGTTCATTGGAGATCACTTTCAATCAGAACAACAAAGTCATTGTTAACCTTGCGGACGGCGTTGCCCAGGGGCGCTTGGACAGCGCCATTCTGCAGAATCAAGCGAGCTTCCAGTATTACGTGCTTGAAGCGGCTGTGTCGTCAATGATCTCCACGATGCATGCTGTTGCCCTGCACGCCGCATGTGTCGATTGGAACGGAAGCGGTGTCATGCTGTGTGGAGACTCGGGGGTAGGGAAGACCTCATTGGCATACGCCTGCTCCGTTGCAGGGTGGGGTTATTTGTCGGACGATGCGAGTTATCTGCTGCTCAATGGTTCTGATCGCACGGTGACGGGTAACAGTCGGCAGATACGATTTCGCGATGCAGCGATCCGATTATTCCCAGAGCTAGCGGGACGAGAAATAACACCGCGAGCCGTAGGTAAGCCGTCCATCGAGATAGAGACAAACGAGCTCGGTCCTATCCGGTGTATCGAAAGCACGACTGTACAACACATCCTCTTTTTGAATCGTAGTTCCGAATCAGATCCAGGACTCTATCCGATAAAGAGGCAACATGTCCTGGACTATTTCGCAAAGTATCTCCTCTTGCCAACCGAGGCTGACTCACGTGCTCGATTGGCGCTCGACCGCCTGATCAATGCGCAGACCTACGAATTGCGATATCAGCGACTTGATTGGGCCGTGAAGCAGATGCGCAGCCTGGTGGAGGCCGGACGATGATAACTGAATTCGAATCTAGGCTATCGAATAACTCCGTTATTCCGATGGAGATAAAAGCACTGATGGCTGCCCTCCATCTAACGAATAGACAGTTTGATGGCCTGCGAGAACTCAGCGACGAGCAATGGCAGCGCTTGTTTCACTTTAGTGATCTTGCACACGTCAGTCTGTCGCTCGCCGCGCTCGGTATCGAGGGTTTGCCGGTTTGGGTTGCTGATCGACTTCAAAAGAATCTTGAAGACAATCGGAGGCGCTTTCAACGTGTGAGAGATACCTACACTGAAGCGGCCAAGACCCTTCGCTCTGCCGGCGTCGATTTCATTGTGATAAAAGGCTTCACGCTTGCCCCTGATTTCGTGCCTGCGCCATGGTTGCGCCAGCAGTCGGACATTGATCTCTATTGTGCGCCGCAGGACATTGCTCGCGCAGAGGCGGCGCTCGCTACCGTCGGGTATGTCCCCGATAGAAGGTTGAACTATGGATTTGCCGATCACGTTCCAACGTTAATCAGGAAGGGTGAGTGGCATTGGCAAGGCAATGCCTTTGATCCGGACATGCCACTGTCAATTGAGCTTCACTTCTGCCTCTGGAATCGTAAGATCTCGCTACTACCCATTCAGCTAGATGAATATTTTATGGGGCGGTCCGAAGTGCGAGAGATCGCGTGCCTGCCGGTTCCATCGTTTACTCTCATAGATCAGATTGGGTATCTTTCGATGCATATCCTGAGAAATCTATTGGGCGGTGATTGCATCTTGCACCATCTCTTCGAGCTGGCTTCATTCTTGGCAGCGAGAGCACATGATGCAGTTTTGTGGAAAACATGGCATATCCTGCATGAAGAATCACTGAGGCAGAAGGAAGTACTTGCCTTCGAGTTGGCGAGGCTATGGTTTGGGTGTGACCTGCCTGCCACTGTAGAAGACATGATCGCTGAATTACCTGAAGCGCAGCTTCTTTGGTTGAGATATTTTACTTTCTCTCCATTAGAAGGGATGTTCCTGGCGAACAAAGATGCATTATGGTTACATTGGTGTCTGCTTGAAGGTTCTAAACAAAAGGCGATCCTGTTGCGCAGACACTTGTTTCCCAACCAGACAGCAAATCTTAACGTACCATGGGCTGTTCTGAACGAACGAAAGGCTCACGAGGGCGACGAATTCGCTGACAGGCGAAGTAAAGTTGTGCGCCTAATCGAATACTATTGTCGTCGACTCCTTCCGTACTGTGCGTTACGTGCCAGAACGCTATACCGAGGTGCGGTCTGGGCTGTGCAAGACGAACTTCTATGAGTCGTAGTTCAGAGAGCAGACACAACGCTGGCAGGTCGGGTTGCTTTTGACATCGAGTACCTGACGGAAGGCCTTTGCTTCCGATGTGTTTAGCGCTAGATGCAGTGGCAATAATTCCGTACTGCCTATTTTCTTGTGGAAGAAGCATGGTCGAATGGCGCCGTCAACTTCAACGACAGCTGAGACCCATGGCGCGTTGCACATCGGGGCAAGGAGGGGCAATTCTCCGAGGATGCGCCGAAAGTAGCTGACTATTCGTCTTAACTTTTCTGGATTCTCCACGATGTACCCGCTTGCGAAATCTTCGACGTTTTGCGCGATGAGAAGTTCAAGCTCCTCTTCAAGGAGTGCCGCTTCGTAAGATGCGATTCCGATTTCTGCTTGTCGTGGGATGGGCCATATCAAATCTCGATTGAATGCCTGAGATGAAGTGTCGACAGCCAGGAACGATATGGAGTCGGAGCAAATATCTTTCGCTGCATTGACGGTCTCTCGAAGACAGCCGGCATTTGCTTGTTGGATGGTGCTTCGTGCATAGATAGGAAAATGTGGACGAATTTGCCGCAACCTTTGGATTCCATCACGCAGAAGATCGTACGCGCCAGGTACACGACGAATGGAATTGTGTATGCTCCGCGGCCCGTCGAGAGAGACGATCACATCGTCAACACAGTCTGCTATCGTCTCCGCCTTCTTGCCCAGCAGCAAGCCCGTGCTGAGCAGCGTTAGATGTACATCGCACTCTTTCAATATTGTGCAGAGCTCGCGAAGGTGAGCGTGAAGGAGAGGCTCACCGCCGGTAAGGACTATTTGTCGCACAGCAAGTGTGCGAATGGAGTCCTGATATGTGCGAACCCTCTCGATGGAGAGTTGAGAGCCAGCGGGGCGCTTCCAGATATCACACATGCGGCATTTACAGTTGCAGTTTTCGTGCACATTCAGAATCAGAATCGGCAATGAGTCAATGGTGCCTTCGCTTCCGGCCGTTTCCGCCTGCGGGACGGATTGTAATTCAACAGACATTCACGGCCTCGGTCGGTAATTCTCTACCATCGATTAGGGAGCGTCTCCGCACGAGATGCTCAGAGAGAGCATTAATCCATATTTCCCATGGAAAGGAATAGTTTCCATGATCGATCCGCCAACGCACCGGCTTTACCAGAATTTTTCTGAATGCTCGCTGTATCCGTGTGGCCCCGTGAGACGAGCGATCGGCGTGGCGATCGATAAGAAAGTAGTGAAGCATGCGATTGAAGCGGATCAGATTGACGTCCCGCAGCCACGGAAGCATATTGACGCCAAGAGCAAGATCGCCCCACTCCTTCAGGCTGCGCGGCTCGCTAACGCCCATCTGGCGCAGTTGAGGCCAGATAGGAATGCCTGGATAAGGCGTAAAGATATTTGGTGAAAAGCGCGCATTGGAGAAACGTCTGCCGATGTCACTCATTGTTTTGAAAGTGATCTGCCGATCGACCTCTGTCTCTTCTGGGTAACCGAAGATGAGATTGAACGTAACCTTGATGTTTCCGATCGCGGCGCGCCGAGCCGTCTCATACATCTCATCGATATGCTGATGCCGCTTGTTCATCAATTTCAGAACTGTCTCGGAAGCGGATTCCGTACCGAAACCCATATGCATTACCCCGCTGGCACTCAAAAGACGAATCTCATCTTCTGTCATGCGACAGATAAAGTCGGTTGAAGCCTGGAACGTCCAACGAAACTTTATGCCGGAGTCAACTATGCCCTTCGCAATCGCGATTGCACGGCGAAGATCTACAGGAAAGTTCGAATCAAGCAGAGCAATCTCTTCAATCTTGTAACGCCGTACCAGCTCCGTCATTTCGCGTACAACGCGTTCGGCGGATAATGCATTGAATCTACGTTTGTAAAAGACCGTGTCGGTGCAGTAATTACACGCGTACGGACATCCGATGCTGGTTGCGTACGCTAGTTTTCGCATGCCTTCTGCTCTTTCGTATGCGTCGTAGTCAACCAGGTCGAATGCAGGTAGCGGCAGGTCGTCGAGCGGTACAACGGGGCGATCAGGATTATGTGTTCGCATCACACCGGTCTTCCATGAGATGCCGGTAATATTCTTCAAAGAGAGGCCCCCTGCGAAAGCCTCGACGACCTTACAAAATGTGATTTCTCCCTGTCCACGGACTACAACGTCGATGTAAGGTTCTGCGAGTGTCTGATCAGGAAGCAGCGTTGGGTGCCATCCGCCGAAGACCACAGGCAAGTTCGGGTGTAAGGACTTAGCAAGTTTCGCGACTTCTATTGCGCCGCGGATCATAGGTCCGGTCAGAACTGAGATGCCCAGGCACAAAGCATCAGCAAGAGTTTCTGAAATTGCTTTCTTATACTGC
This portion of the Edaphobacter sp. 4G125 genome encodes:
- a CDS encoding aldolase, with protein sequence MASKTVTVVEPEVPLRYTETFFPLGFPVQIETNRFKVLTIARNGWGMLTPRYSREPLRIALEIVDGFPGMLRDRPECRVVESSLEITFNQNNKVIVNLADGVAQGRLDSAILQNQASFQYYVLEAAVSSMISTMHAVALHAACVDWNGSGVMLCGDSGVGKTSLAYACSVAGWGYLSDDASYLLLNGSDRTVTGNSRQIRFRDAAIRLFPELAGREITPRAVGKPSIEIETNELGPIRCIESTTVQHILFLNRSSESDPGLYPIKRQHVLDYFAKYLLLPTEADSRARLALDRLINAQTYELRYQRLDWAVKQMRSLVEAGR
- a CDS encoding nucleotidyltransferase family protein, with protein sequence MITEFESRLSNNSVIPMEIKALMAALHLTNRQFDGLRELSDEQWQRLFHFSDLAHVSLSLAALGIEGLPVWVADRLQKNLEDNRRRFQRVRDTYTEAAKTLRSAGVDFIVIKGFTLAPDFVPAPWLRQQSDIDLYCAPQDIARAEAALATVGYVPDRRLNYGFADHVPTLIRKGEWHWQGNAFDPDMPLSIELHFCLWNRKISLLPIQLDEYFMGRSEVREIACLPVPSFTLIDQIGYLSMHILRNLLGGDCILHHLFELASFLAARAHDAVLWKTWHILHEESLRQKEVLAFELARLWFGCDLPATVEDMIAELPEAQLLWLRYFTFSPLEGMFLANKDALWLHWCLLEGSKQKAILLRRHLFPNQTANLNVPWAVLNERKAHEGDEFADRRSKVVRLIEYYCRRLLPYCALRARTLYRGAVWAVQDELL
- a CDS encoding radical SAM/SPASM domain-containing protein, with translation MRQIRPHFPIYARSTIQQANAGCLRETVNAAKDICSDSISFLAVDTSSQAFNRDLIWPIPRQAEIGIASYEAALLEEELELLIAQNVEDFASGYIVENPEKLRRIVSYFRRILGELPLLAPMCNAPWVSAVVEVDGAIRPCFFHKKIGSTELLPLHLALNTSEAKAFRQVLDVKSNPTCQRCVCSLNYDS
- a CDS encoding B12-binding domain-containing radical SAM protein, with translation MSHKVILFYPPYEGQPLGAPLCLLALAATLRQNGFEPVIIDAAVVPQYKKAISETLADALCLGISVLTGPMIRGAIEVAKLAKSLHPNLPVVFGGWHPTLLPDQTLAEPYIDVVVRGQGEITFCKVVEAFAGGLSLKNITGISWKTGVMRTHNPDRPVVPLDDLPLPAFDLVDYDAYERAEGMRKLAYATSIGCPYACNYCTDTVFYKRRFNALSAERVVREMTELVRRYKIEEIALLDSNFPVDLRRAIAIAKGIVDSGIKFRWTFQASTDFICRMTEDEIRLLSASGVMHMGFGTESASETVLKLMNKRHQHIDEMYETARRAAIGNIKVTFNLIFGYPEETEVDRQITFKTMSDIGRRFSNARFSPNIFTPYPGIPIWPQLRQMGVSEPRSLKEWGDLALGVNMLPWLRDVNLIRFNRMLHYFLIDRHADRSSHGATRIQRAFRKILVKPVRWRIDHGNYSFPWEIWINALSEHLVRRRSLIDGRELPTEAVNVC